The proteins below are encoded in one region of Fervidicoccaceae archaeon:
- a CDS encoding metallophosphoesterase codes for MDFGPLSIVSGYPALYHRVDKTAIIADLHLGFESEAQREGVYLPRLQLRKALELIRGLSEAVEPKKLVIDGDVKQCFSRLSSQEREELSRIFAEAKDRFERVELVRGNHDNYVNLIASRFDIPLVDELGLSGGVLVLHGHVEPKREPRAGELLVIGHEHPALRIPDELGGVVKIRSFLFVPLRTGAVAVVLPAAGYYQVGNVVTLIREHYLSPIIRKYGVLEEAVPVVVEPGEAPLEFPPLRSLFELVGP; via the coding sequence ATGGACTTCGGCCCGCTCTCTATCGTATCGGGCTATCCGGCTCTCTATCACAGAGTAGACAAGACAGCGATAATAGCCGACCTGCATCTAGGCTTCGAGAGCGAGGCCCAAAGAGAAGGAGTATACCTGCCGCGCCTCCAGCTTAGGAAAGCCCTTGAGCTGATAAGGGGGCTCAGCGAGGCCGTAGAGCCCAAGAAGCTCGTAATAGACGGCGACGTGAAGCAGTGCTTCTCTAGGCTGAGCTCTCAGGAGCGCGAGGAGCTCTCGAGAATCTTCGCCGAGGCGAAAGACAGATTCGAGAGGGTCGAGCTGGTCCGCGGAAATCACGACAACTACGTGAACCTCATAGCCTCCCGCTTCGATATCCCTCTCGTCGACGAGCTCGGACTCAGCGGAGGAGTCCTGGTCCTCCACGGACACGTCGAGCCCAAGCGCGAGCCCCGTGCTGGGGAGCTCTTGGTGATAGGTCACGAACACCCCGCTCTTAGGATACCTGACGAGCTGGGGGGTGTAGTGAAGATTCGGAGCTTCCTCTTCGTCCCTCTGCGGACGGGCGCGGTTGCTGTGGTGCTACCAGCGGCCGGCTACTATCAGGTTGGCAACGTCGTTACTCTGATCCGAGAGCACTATCTATCTCCGATAATAAGGAAGTACGGAGTGCTCGAGGAGGCCGTGCCCGTGGTGGTGGAGCCGGGCGAGGCCCCTCTCGAGTTCCCCCCGCTCCGCAGTCTCTTCGAGCTCGTCGGCCCATGA
- a CDS encoding cystathionine gamma-synthase family protein codes for MRDSTICVHGHGFYDEKLGLFIPPIYVSTVYEQRGETLATDRGTELKYGREENPTTRFLERALAKLERGADSLAFNSGMAAISALLVHELGPGSRLLVPLEAYGSTLQLSQLLEAKMGCRVHFAWPDTSGFVEKLLEVRPHVAFVESITNPTLRVVDVVEVAKACRDVGCRLIVDNTFATPLLLKPLERGAHYVVHSLTKYLAGHNDVVGGVVVAGSADALVSPGPDGVSLWDWRRLLGSIIQPLDAFLALRGLKTLEPRFAKVSATAMAVAEFLEDHPAVSRVCYPGLPSSPYKSVADRLFERRLYGGVVSFEVKGGREKAVSVLKRLKLIRPSPSLGATESLMTYPLISASRTIPEHVRAKLGITDGLLRLSVGLEDAEDIIEDLGGALS; via the coding sequence TTGAGGGATTCTACGATTTGCGTCCACGGGCACGGCTTTTACGACGAGAAGCTGGGGCTCTTCATCCCCCCAATATACGTGTCAACGGTCTACGAGCAGAGAGGAGAGACTCTCGCGACCGATAGGGGGACCGAGCTCAAGTACGGTAGAGAGGAGAACCCGACGACGAGGTTCCTCGAGAGAGCCCTGGCGAAGCTCGAGCGGGGAGCGGATTCCCTGGCGTTCAACAGCGGCATGGCCGCTATATCGGCTCTCCTAGTCCACGAGCTCGGGCCCGGCTCGAGGCTCCTCGTCCCACTCGAGGCGTACGGCTCGACTCTACAACTGTCTCAGCTCCTCGAGGCTAAGATGGGGTGTCGCGTCCACTTCGCGTGGCCCGACACGAGCGGGTTCGTAGAGAAGCTCCTGGAAGTGAGGCCCCACGTGGCCTTCGTCGAGAGCATCACCAACCCGACACTCCGAGTGGTGGACGTGGTGGAAGTGGCCAAGGCCTGCCGCGACGTGGGCTGCAGGCTCATCGTCGATAACACGTTCGCCACGCCGCTCCTTCTCAAGCCGCTAGAGCGAGGCGCTCATTATGTAGTACACAGCCTCACCAAATACCTCGCCGGCCACAACGACGTAGTGGGCGGAGTCGTCGTGGCGGGAAGCGCCGATGCTCTGGTGAGTCCTGGTCCAGATGGGGTGAGCCTGTGGGATTGGAGGAGGCTGCTCGGGTCGATTATCCAGCCGCTGGACGCCTTCCTCGCCCTCCGAGGCCTGAAGACTCTCGAGCCGCGCTTTGCCAAGGTCTCGGCGACCGCTATGGCCGTGGCCGAGTTCCTCGAAGATCACCCGGCCGTTTCGAGAGTCTGCTATCCCGGTCTCCCCTCGAGCCCCTACAAGAGCGTCGCTGACAGGCTATTCGAGCGTAGGCTCTATGGGGGCGTCGTCTCGTTCGAGGTGAAGGGAGGGCGCGAGAAGGCCGTGAGCGTCTTAAAGAGGCTCAAGCTGATCAGGCCCTCGCCGAGTCTCGGCGCCACAGAGTCCCTCATGACCTACCCGCTCATCAGTGCGTCTAGGACTATACCCGAGCACGTGAGGGCGAAGCTAGGCATAACCGATGGCCTCCTCAGGCTCTCGGTGGGGCTCGAGGACGCGGAGGACATAATAGAGGACCTCGGCGGCGCTCTCAGCTAG
- a CDS encoding class I SAM-dependent rRNA methyltransferase — protein MPRPVSEVRLLEGSERFLKSRAYTIYSKWVNGDPSLGVGEYVRVLYRGELVGYGFYEKIGAVGLRLLAYVGEDPPEDLEELIAWRLEAALARRKMSRESEESGYRLVYADSDGMPGLVVDVYNDVAVVQSTSWGWDKHAELLARSLVEVTGCRRVYLKNDQRARKTFGMPIFSGFLMGEGPPETVIIEGSARFLVDLARGHKTGFYLDQREARLRLSRMKLDGMSVLDLFSYTGAFAIHALLAGASHAVMVEEDLDALEVMQRNLAMNGLEGRGMPLRARVERFLDSLVAKRRKFDVVIADPPAFIPSRAHRERGLMAYRRLYEGVLKVTERGGLVYASSCSYFLKRSELLEVLDEAASELGVQLRVIYEHAPINATPWTRLRDAELRYLKGFILQVE, from the coding sequence ATGCCCAGGCCCGTCTCCGAGGTCAGACTCCTCGAGGGCTCGGAGCGCTTTCTCAAGAGCAGAGCCTACACTATATACTCGAAGTGGGTCAACGGAGACCCCTCGTTAGGTGTCGGCGAATACGTCCGAGTCCTCTACCGCGGAGAGCTCGTGGGCTACGGATTCTACGAGAAGATAGGAGCGGTGGGGCTCCGCCTTCTGGCCTACGTGGGCGAGGACCCACCGGAGGACCTGGAGGAGTTGATAGCGTGGAGGCTGGAGGCCGCTCTCGCTCGCAGGAAAATGTCGAGAGAAAGCGAGGAGAGCGGCTACAGGCTCGTCTACGCTGATAGCGACGGCATGCCGGGCCTCGTAGTGGACGTGTACAACGACGTCGCGGTGGTGCAGTCGACGAGCTGGGGGTGGGACAAGCACGCAGAGCTTCTGGCCCGCTCTCTCGTGGAGGTGACGGGGTGCCGAAGGGTTTACCTGAAGAACGACCAGAGAGCTAGAAAGACCTTCGGAATGCCGATCTTCTCGGGCTTCCTGATGGGGGAAGGGCCTCCCGAGACCGTGATAATCGAGGGGAGCGCGAGGTTCCTCGTCGATCTAGCTCGAGGCCACAAGACGGGCTTCTACTTAGACCAACGCGAGGCTAGGCTCAGGCTCTCGCGCATGAAGCTCGACGGCATGAGCGTGCTCGATTTATTCTCTTACACGGGAGCTTTCGCCATTCACGCTCTGCTCGCCGGAGCCTCTCACGCCGTCATGGTGGAGGAAGACCTCGACGCTCTAGAGGTGATGCAGAGGAACCTGGCAATGAACGGGCTGGAGGGGCGCGGCATGCCGCTTAGAGCGCGCGTGGAGAGATTCCTAGACTCGCTCGTTGCCAAAAGAAGGAAATTCGACGTGGTGATAGCGGACCCTCCGGCCTTTATCCCATCGAGAGCTCACCGCGAGCGGGGCCTAATGGCCTATCGGAGACTCTACGAGGGCGTCCTCAAGGTCACGGAGCGGGGGGGACTCGTCTACGCGTCCAGCTGTAGCTATTTCCTCAAGAGGAGCGAGCTGCTCGAGGTACTCGATGAGGCGGCCAGCGAGCTCGGAGTGCAACTCCGCGTGATCTACGAGCACGCCCCGATCAACGCCACCCCCTGGACTAGGTTACGAGACGCGGAGCTAAGGTACCTTAAGGGCTTCATTCTCCAAGTAGAATGA
- a CDS encoding DNA polymerase II, translating to MKFALLDVTYEIEGREPVLLLWAKSETGRSLVLLERRFRPYFYVIPRRGAGDFAELERKILALSVPRSPIIGVEVVDRKYYGRPVKALKITTVIPEAVREYREKVAELSEVEEVLEADVRFTLRYMIDKDLKPLRWYEAEAERVSTPRHDLRVDEVYELVSDPVELSEVKTPPNLRVLAFDIEVYNPAGTPRPEVDKIIIIGIANGEVRQLVAADGDAELIRRFVEEILRYDPDVIVGYNSNRFDWPYLQERAKRLGVKLDVGRRAGAEPSPSVHGHVSIQGRLNVDLYDFAEEIHEVKMKTLDEVCDYLGVMKSSEREIVAWYEIPRLWDSGLEGRSRLLKYNRDDVVSTRLLADKFLPFGVQLSSLTGIPLDQVMAASVGFRLEFYLMRQASKRGELVPNRVERGYETYKGAVVLKPRPGVHENVAVLDFTSMYPTIMVRYNIGPDTLVRGDEEESDVYVAPDVGHKFRKSPPGLFRSVLESLLEARRRIREELKKLPRDSPEYQVLDERQKAMKVLANAAYGYMGWAVARWYCRECAEAVTAWGRHSITAAIKKARELGLDVVYGDTDSLFVKYDPEKVEEFSKWVEEELGFDIKLDKLYKKVFFTEAKKRYVGLTVEGLTDVVGFEAIRGDWAEVAKEVQFEVARLVLEEGRTERAVQYVRELIEKLRRREVPIEKLTIWKTLTRRIEDYEVDAPHVMAAKRYVEAGLKISPGDKIGYVVVKGAGKISDRARPFFQVSLDEIDSDYYVDHQIVPAAMRILEYFGVSESALKSAARSGQRSLFDFLRGGK from the coding sequence GTGAAATTCGCTCTGCTCGACGTGACTTACGAGATAGAAGGCAGAGAGCCCGTCCTATTGCTCTGGGCGAAGAGCGAGACGGGGCGCTCTCTAGTCTTACTCGAGAGGAGGTTCAGGCCTTACTTCTATGTCATCCCGAGGCGCGGAGCCGGGGACTTCGCCGAGCTCGAGAGGAAAATACTCGCGCTCAGCGTGCCCCGTTCGCCGATAATCGGGGTCGAAGTCGTCGATAGGAAGTACTACGGGAGACCCGTTAAGGCTCTGAAGATAACCACGGTGATCCCGGAGGCCGTCAGAGAATATCGCGAGAAAGTGGCCGAGCTCTCCGAGGTGGAGGAGGTCTTGGAGGCGGACGTGAGATTCACGCTGAGGTACATGATCGATAAAGACCTCAAGCCTCTGAGATGGTACGAGGCCGAGGCCGAGAGGGTCTCGACTCCGAGGCACGACCTACGCGTAGACGAGGTCTACGAGCTCGTCTCAGATCCCGTCGAGCTCTCCGAGGTCAAGACCCCCCCCAATCTCAGAGTCCTCGCGTTCGACATAGAGGTCTACAACCCCGCCGGGACCCCCAGGCCCGAGGTAGATAAAATAATAATAATCGGCATCGCGAACGGAGAAGTCCGCCAACTCGTAGCCGCCGACGGCGACGCGGAGCTCATTAGGAGATTCGTCGAAGAGATCCTCCGCTACGACCCCGACGTAATAGTAGGTTACAACAGCAACAGATTCGACTGGCCTTATCTTCAGGAGAGAGCCAAGAGGTTGGGCGTAAAGCTCGACGTCGGGAGAAGAGCGGGGGCCGAGCCCTCGCCCAGCGTCCACGGCCACGTGAGCATTCAGGGCAGACTAAACGTCGACCTCTACGACTTCGCGGAGGAAATACACGAGGTCAAGATGAAGACTCTCGACGAGGTCTGTGATTACCTCGGCGTAATGAAATCCAGCGAGAGGGAGATCGTGGCTTGGTACGAGATACCGAGGCTCTGGGACTCCGGGCTCGAGGGTAGGTCCAGGCTTCTCAAGTATAATCGAGACGACGTGGTGTCCACGCGCCTTCTAGCCGATAAGTTCCTGCCCTTCGGCGTACAGCTCTCGAGCCTGACGGGGATCCCCCTCGACCAGGTCATGGCGGCCAGCGTGGGCTTTAGGCTTGAGTTCTATCTCATGCGCCAGGCCAGCAAGCGGGGGGAGCTCGTGCCCAATAGGGTCGAGAGAGGCTACGAGACCTACAAAGGCGCGGTTGTGCTGAAGCCGAGGCCCGGCGTCCACGAGAACGTCGCCGTCCTAGACTTTACCAGCATGTATCCCACGATCATGGTCAGGTACAACATAGGGCCAGATACCCTGGTGAGGGGAGACGAGGAGGAGAGCGACGTCTACGTGGCCCCCGACGTGGGTCACAAATTCAGGAAGAGCCCGCCCGGCCTCTTCAGGAGCGTTCTCGAGTCTCTCCTCGAGGCTCGTCGGAGGATCAGGGAAGAACTGAAGAAGCTGCCTCGAGACTCGCCGGAGTATCAGGTGCTAGACGAGCGCCAGAAGGCCATGAAGGTCCTCGCGAACGCGGCCTACGGCTATATGGGCTGGGCGGTCGCTAGGTGGTACTGCAGAGAGTGCGCCGAGGCCGTTACGGCATGGGGCCGGCACAGCATCACGGCAGCCATAAAGAAGGCCCGCGAGCTCGGCCTCGACGTAGTCTACGGCGACACGGACAGCCTCTTCGTCAAATACGACCCCGAGAAGGTCGAGGAGTTCTCGAAGTGGGTCGAAGAGGAGCTCGGCTTCGACATAAAGCTCGACAAACTCTACAAGAAGGTGTTCTTCACTGAGGCCAAGAAGCGCTACGTCGGTCTGACCGTCGAGGGCCTCACCGACGTGGTAGGCTTCGAGGCAATCAGAGGCGATTGGGCCGAGGTGGCGAAGGAGGTGCAATTCGAGGTGGCAAGGCTCGTCCTCGAGGAGGGCAGAACCGAGAGGGCCGTGCAGTACGTGAGAGAGCTCATCGAAAAGCTGAGACGCCGCGAAGTTCCGATAGAAAAGCTCACCATATGGAAGACCCTCACGAGGAGGATCGAAGACTATGAGGTCGACGCTCCTCACGTGATGGCCGCGAAGAGGTACGTGGAAGCGGGGCTGAAGATCTCGCCGGGCGACAAGATAGGCTACGTCGTGGTGAAAGGAGCCGGGAAGATAAGCGATAGAGCCAGGCCCTTCTTTCAGGTCAGTCTTGACGAGATAGACTCGGACTACTACGTTGATCACCAGATCGTGCCGGCCGCCATGAGGATATTAGAGTACTTCGGCGTCTCGGAGTCGGCGCTCAAGAGCGCGGCCCGCTCGGGGCAGCGCTCTCTCTTCGACTTCCTGCGAGGAGGGAAGTAG
- a CDS encoding RuvB-like domain-containing protein: protein MSVIEEVRPRVFKRVGFHSHIKGLGLDESGKAKRVADGMVGQEEAREAAGIVVQMIREGKMAGRGILLVGPSGTGKTALAVAIARELGEDTPFVEFGGSEVFSTDLKKTELLMQTLRKAIGVRLREKRLVYEGVVKDLKVRRVSHPFNPYLKIPREAKITLETKDDSLTLTVTEEIARQLIQEGVRINDVIWLDAETGRVFREGRVRGDGGYDVSAVRIVEMPRGPVKKEKEIVNTVTLHDLDVYVASKRVGLELLLGFAAPREIGHEVRKMVDEEVKRLVESRKAEMVPGVLFIDDAHMLDLETFSFLSEAMESELAPILILATNRGFTKIRGTDLVSPHGIPLDLLDRLLIIVTRPYTRDEIREILMIRADEEEVPLEKEALERLADVGIERSLRYAVQLLEPARIIAARKGRPKVTVEDVEEAARLFLDLKRSTEYVAKHEELMLK from the coding sequence TTGTCGGTCATCGAGGAGGTCAGGCCTAGGGTCTTCAAGAGAGTCGGCTTCCACAGTCACATCAAGGGCCTGGGCCTTGACGAGAGCGGCAAAGCGAAGAGAGTAGCGGACGGCATGGTCGGCCAAGAAGAGGCCAGAGAGGCCGCTGGCATAGTTGTCCAAATGATCCGAGAGGGCAAGATGGCGGGTCGCGGTATACTGCTGGTCGGTCCGAGTGGGACGGGCAAGACCGCTCTGGCGGTAGCGATAGCGAGGGAGCTGGGCGAGGACACCCCCTTCGTCGAGTTCGGGGGCTCCGAGGTCTTCTCGACGGATTTGAAGAAGACCGAGCTCCTGATGCAGACTCTCAGAAAGGCCATAGGAGTCAGACTGAGAGAGAAGAGGCTCGTCTACGAGGGAGTGGTCAAGGACCTCAAAGTGAGGAGAGTCAGCCACCCCTTCAATCCCTACCTCAAGATACCCAGGGAGGCCAAGATAACGCTGGAGACAAAAGACGACAGCCTCACGCTTACGGTTACCGAGGAGATAGCTCGCCAGCTCATACAAGAGGGGGTCAGGATCAACGACGTCATCTGGCTCGACGCAGAGACTGGGAGAGTCTTCAGAGAGGGAAGGGTCAGAGGAGACGGCGGATACGACGTGAGCGCCGTCAGAATAGTCGAGATGCCCAGAGGGCCCGTCAAGAAGGAGAAAGAGATCGTGAACACTGTGACGCTGCACGATCTAGACGTCTACGTGGCGAGCAAGAGAGTCGGGCTCGAGCTTCTGCTGGGCTTCGCTGCGCCCAGAGAGATAGGACACGAGGTCAGGAAGATGGTCGACGAGGAGGTCAAGAGGCTCGTCGAGTCGAGAAAGGCCGAGATGGTGCCGGGGGTCCTGTTCATAGACGACGCGCACATGTTGGACCTGGAGACGTTTAGCTTTCTGTCCGAGGCGATGGAGAGCGAGCTGGCTCCCATCCTGATCCTAGCGACGAATCGAGGCTTCACCAAGATTCGAGGGACGGATCTCGTGTCTCCTCACGGCATACCGCTCGACCTCCTCGATCGCCTCTTGATAATAGTGACGAGGCCGTACACGAGGGACGAGATACGAGAGATCCTCATGATAAGAGCCGACGAGGAGGAGGTCCCCCTAGAGAAGGAGGCCCTGGAGAGGCTGGCCGATGTGGGCATCGAGAGGAGCCTGCGGTACGCCGTTCAGCTCCTCGAGCCTGCTAGGATAATCGCAGCTAGAAAAGGGCGCCCAAAGGTGACCGTGGAGGATGTGGAGGAGGCCGCGAGGCTCTTCCTCGACTTGAAGCGCAGCACGGAGTATGTAGCGAAGCACGAGGAGCTTATGTTGAAGTGA
- the gcvH gene encoding glycine cleavage system protein GcvH, whose product MLLKVGAYEVPDDRLYTETHEWLKVEGSRARVGVTDYAQRQLKDVVGVELPRPRARLKRGDVAAVIDSIKATAEVYAPVSGEVSEVNEELLERPELINKDPYGRGWIFVLTLEDSEELGVLLRPEEYAEKIRGRGGG is encoded by the coding sequence GTGCTCTTGAAGGTCGGAGCCTACGAGGTTCCCGACGACAGGCTTTATACTGAGACGCACGAGTGGCTCAAGGTGGAGGGCTCGAGGGCTAGAGTAGGCGTGACGGATTACGCTCAGAGGCAGCTAAAGGACGTAGTCGGAGTCGAGCTCCCGCGCCCGCGAGCCCGCCTCAAGAGGGGGGACGTGGCGGCTGTGATCGACTCAATCAAGGCCACGGCCGAGGTCTATGCTCCAGTGAGCGGCGAGGTCTCGGAGGTAAACGAGGAGCTCCTCGAGAGGCCCGAGCTCATAAACAAAGACCCTTATGGGAGAGGGTGGATCTTCGTCCTGACGCTGGAGGACTCCGAAGAGCTAGGGGTGCTCCTGAGGCCCGAGGAATACGCCGAGAAGATCAGAGGGAGGGGTGGTGGGTGA
- a CDS encoding PAC2 family protein, which translates to MPRVVREESYDGAVIMEYEDFTLAEKSYMVIGLPDAGLVGGITVSHLVRELSPREVGGIDLARAVPPVVLIKGGEPRPPIRMFLKDDNILMLASEIPLPPAAFYPLSYAILDYCAKRRVDMLVSITGLGSPERIKSERPRPFWAANGRRAQEIAEKLGVERFEDGVLIGPYAVMLKEALRYGLDNVVILVESFPDLPDPEAASVAVGLLGKMLGISVDVSKLLEEAELIRLRTKELMKYTSRMLEQMGKSLEMRPTLLYT; encoded by the coding sequence GTGCCGCGCGTGGTCCGCGAGGAGTCATACGACGGGGCCGTCATCATGGAGTACGAGGACTTCACGTTAGCCGAGAAGTCCTACATGGTGATCGGGCTCCCCGACGCGGGCCTCGTGGGGGGCATAACTGTGAGCCACCTCGTTCGCGAGCTCTCCCCCAGAGAGGTCGGCGGCATAGATCTGGCGCGCGCGGTCCCACCGGTGGTGCTAATAAAGGGAGGAGAGCCCAGGCCGCCCATTAGGATGTTCCTAAAAGACGATAACATACTGATGCTAGCCTCGGAGATCCCTCTGCCCCCGGCAGCCTTCTATCCCTTGAGCTACGCTATCTTAGACTACTGCGCCAAGCGCAGAGTTGACATGTTGGTCTCCATCACCGGCCTGGGCTCCCCCGAGAGGATCAAGTCCGAGAGGCCGAGACCCTTCTGGGCCGCCAACGGTAGGAGGGCTCAAGAGATCGCGGAGAAGCTAGGCGTTGAGAGGTTCGAGGACGGCGTTCTCATAGGACCCTACGCGGTGATGCTCAAAGAGGCCCTGAGGTACGGGCTCGACAACGTCGTCATTCTCGTCGAGAGCTTCCCCGACCTCCCCGACCCGGAAGCCGCCTCAGTCGCCGTCGGTCTACTCGGTAAGATGCTCGGGATCTCGGTCGACGTGAGCAAGCTCCTCGAGGAAGCCGAGCTGATAAGGCTCAGGACGAAAGAGCTCATGAAGTACACCTCTAGAATGCTCGAGCAGATGGGCAAAAGCCTCGAGATGAGGCCTACATTACTCTACACGTGA
- a CDS encoding Hsp20/alpha crystallin family protein — MYWFDELERMRRALRERVRELLSELETSTALFLEEEREPRLDVPLHTLLDLGDRYAVVVDLPLCDSSSVEILVHENGLEIRARLREAVDASALGYRCRASRVSEYVKRIALPPDADPEKARYHLRSSRVFVEIPKKLQIA, encoded by the coding sequence ATGTACTGGTTCGACGAATTAGAGAGGATGCGTAGAGCCTTGAGAGAGCGCGTGAGGGAGCTGCTAAGCGAGTTGGAGACCTCGACGGCGCTCTTCCTCGAGGAGGAGCGAGAGCCTAGGCTCGATGTCCCTCTACACACTCTACTCGATCTCGGAGACCGCTACGCGGTCGTCGTGGACCTTCCCCTCTGCGACTCCTCGAGCGTGGAGATCCTAGTTCACGAGAACGGCCTGGAGATCAGAGCGAGGCTCCGAGAGGCCGTGGACGCAAGCGCCCTGGGTTACAGGTGCAGGGCCTCCCGCGTTAGCGAGTACGTTAAGAGAATAGCTCTGCCCCCAGACGCCGACCCCGAGAAGGCCCGCTACCACCTGCGCTCGAGCAGAGTGTTCGTCGAGATTCCGAAGAAGCTCCAGATAGCTTAA
- the rnhB gene encoding ribonuclease HII, which translates to MRVLGLDEAGRGSLVGPLVVAGVVLNGGASEELKELGLKDSKLLSRSARERLFEEVLRRAVWHRVILVPPRILDERNINNVTLECYVLLARLSAAEAGVEAVVADMVGAGAARRELPLPEGPKIIMEARADRRYVEVSAASVIAKVTRDRIIEIYRMDVGLRGSGYPSDPKTVEWLVERWSKDPALEVVRTKWKTLRRLGLGPKR; encoded by the coding sequence ATGCGAGTCCTTGGCCTAGACGAGGCTGGGAGAGGCAGCTTAGTGGGTCCTCTAGTTGTGGCCGGCGTAGTGCTCAACGGCGGCGCGTCGGAGGAGCTCAAGGAGCTCGGCCTGAAAGACTCTAAGCTCCTCTCGAGAAGCGCGAGAGAGCGATTGTTCGAGGAGGTGCTGAGGAGAGCAGTCTGGCACCGAGTGATCCTCGTGCCGCCGAGGATCCTCGACGAGCGTAACATCAATAACGTGACGCTCGAGTGCTATGTTCTGCTAGCGAGGCTCTCTGCGGCTGAGGCTGGGGTGGAGGCCGTGGTGGCCGACATGGTTGGCGCGGGAGCCGCTCGACGAGAGCTGCCTCTCCCCGAGGGGCCTAAGATAATCATGGAGGCGCGAGCCGATAGGAGGTACGTTGAGGTCTCCGCCGCGAGCGTGATCGCGAAGGTCACTCGCGATAGGATCATCGAGATCTACAGAATGGACGTAGGCCTGAGGGGGAGCGGTTACCCGAGCGACCCTAAGACCGTCGAATGGCTAGTAGAGCGGTGGTCGAAGGACCCCGCTCTCGAGGTGGTCAGGACCAAGTGGAAGACTCTGAGGAGGCTCGGCCTGGGGCCGAAGAGGTGA
- a CDS encoding TGS domain-containing protein: MPPEARAKWLRVVEARTLEEKISALEEFISAVPKHKGTEKLLHWARRRLSELREEQEERRRKRVGGGSRFFVEKEGAAQVVLVGGPDSGKSALLSKLTGARSEPTDYPFSTKVPVPGMLFVGGIPLQLVDTPSLVLDNEEGPSWRGRVIGLARNADAILLVVDLTRDAVAQVRGAIELLSNGGVLVTKPKARVTISKISSGGINVVLNGKLVGCSVDEVKRLLREYGVHHAIVRISGEATIDEIENSILRGADYKPTIILANKVDVEGAEKRLEELSRAYGRDFRIIPVSAATGRGLDEVGPALVEELELIRVYTKQPNGEVSKSPLVLRRGATVLDVAKSIHSSLWKNFKYARVWGRSVRYPGERVGASHLVEDGDVVEIHARG; encoded by the coding sequence TTGCCTCCCGAGGCCAGGGCCAAGTGGCTCAGGGTCGTGGAGGCCAGGACGCTCGAGGAGAAGATCTCGGCGCTGGAGGAATTCATCTCCGCGGTCCCCAAGCATAAGGGCACGGAAAAGCTCCTCCACTGGGCCAGGAGAAGACTAAGCGAGCTGAGGGAGGAGCAAGAAGAGAGGAGGAGAAAGCGCGTTGGAGGAGGCTCTAGATTCTTCGTCGAGAAAGAGGGGGCGGCTCAGGTAGTTCTAGTCGGCGGGCCTGACTCGGGGAAGAGCGCGCTGCTCTCGAAACTCACCGGAGCTAGGAGCGAGCCAACGGATTACCCCTTCTCCACTAAGGTCCCAGTGCCGGGCATGCTCTTCGTCGGTGGGATCCCGCTGCAGCTGGTCGATACCCCCAGCTTGGTTCTCGATAACGAGGAGGGGCCCTCGTGGAGGGGCCGCGTCATAGGCCTGGCCAGAAACGCCGACGCGATCCTCCTCGTGGTCGATTTGACGCGAGATGCCGTGGCTCAAGTCCGCGGAGCCATCGAGTTGCTCTCTAACGGAGGCGTGCTCGTGACGAAGCCGAAGGCACGTGTGACGATATCGAAGATCAGCTCCGGTGGAATCAACGTAGTCCTCAATGGCAAGCTGGTGGGATGCTCGGTCGATGAAGTCAAGCGCCTCCTCCGGGAGTACGGCGTGCATCACGCGATCGTCAGGATAAGCGGCGAGGCCACGATAGATGAGATCGAGAACTCCATACTGAGAGGGGCGGACTACAAGCCCACGATAATCTTAGCAAACAAAGTCGACGTTGAGGGGGCCGAGAAAAGACTAGAAGAGCTCAGTAGAGCTTACGGTCGGGACTTCAGAATAATACCCGTCTCGGCCGCGACGGGCCGCGGCCTCGACGAGGTGGGGCCGGCTCTCGTCGAAGAGCTAGAGCTCATTAGAGTCTACACGAAGCAGCCCAACGGGGAAGTGTCGAAGAGTCCGCTCGTTCTCAGGCGAGGAGCAACCGTGCTCGACGTGGCGAAAAGCATACACTCATCGCTATGGAAGAATTTCAAGTACGCGAGAGTGTGGGGGAGAAGCGTCAGGTACCCGGGCGAGAGGGTCGGAGCGAGCCACCTGGTCGAGGACGGCGATGTGGTCGAGATCCACGCACGCGGATAA
- a CDS encoding Trm112 family protein yields MKYRLVDLLACPMCKQFPLELFVLQLEEHPERRVSGRTPLCELYCALLRTPLKELTAPPPCGDCIKKEIISGALYCASCGRWYPVMDSIPHMLPDELRARERQRELEFLKRYADALPQKITLAGRPHNLAEHA; encoded by the coding sequence ATGAAATATAGGCTCGTGGATTTGCTCGCGTGCCCCATGTGTAAGCAATTCCCCCTCGAGCTCTTCGTGCTGCAGCTCGAAGAACACCCCGAGAGAAGGGTCAGCGGAAGGACCCCTCTCTGCGAGTTGTATTGCGCACTGCTCCGGACCCCCCTGAAGGAGTTGACGGCTCCTCCCCCATGCGGCGATTGCATCAAGAAGGAAATAATCAGCGGAGCGCTGTACTGTGCCTCGTGCGGTAGATGGTACCCCGTTATGGACTCGATACCGCATATGCTCCCCGACGAGCTGAGAGCAAGGGAGAGACAGCGAGAACTCGAGTTCCTTAAGAGATACGCAGACGCTTTGCCCCAGAAGATCACGCTCGCTGGTAGACCGCATAATCTGGCCGAGCACGCGTAG